Proteins encoded by one window of Ramlibacter tataouinensis:
- the dinB gene encoding DNA polymerase IV: protein MDAFFASVELLRYPQLRGLPVVIGGGRRKVDELLRERFAGRPLSEIPPEAFPLLKDYVGRGVITTATYPARQFGVGSAMGMMKAARLCPQALVLPVDFEEVRRYSRTFKSVIREIAPVVEDRGVDEVYIDFTEVPGGQREGGRVLARLIQRSILDATGLTCSIGVAPNKLIAKMASEFDKPNGISVVHEADVQGRIWPLPVRKINGIGPKAEARLHGLGIRTIGELAAQERDRLLEHFGRSTGAWMHEAAWGRDERPVVTESEPVSMSRETTFERDLHAVRDRAELGAIFTELCEKVAGDLQRKGYVGKTIGIKLRYDDFRIATRDQTIEHFTADARTIRKIAGQCLKRVPLQQPLRLLGVRVGKLAREGEAMPAAPANRAPPQAAESMADLFGPA from the coding sequence ATGGACGCGTTCTTCGCGTCCGTGGAGCTGCTGCGCTACCCGCAGCTCAGGGGCTTGCCGGTGGTGATCGGCGGCGGCCGGCGCAAGGTCGACGAGCTGCTGCGCGAGCGCTTCGCCGGCCGGCCGCTGTCCGAGATCCCGCCCGAGGCGTTCCCGCTGCTGAAGGACTATGTCGGCCGCGGCGTGATCACCACCGCCACCTACCCGGCGCGCCAGTTCGGCGTCGGCTCGGCCATGGGCATGATGAAGGCGGCCCGCCTGTGCCCGCAGGCGCTGGTGCTGCCGGTGGACTTCGAGGAGGTGCGCCGCTACTCGCGCACCTTCAAGTCGGTGATCCGCGAGATCGCGCCGGTGGTGGAGGACCGCGGCGTCGACGAGGTCTACATCGACTTCACCGAGGTGCCCGGCGGCCAGCGCGAGGGCGGCCGGGTGCTGGCCCGCCTGATCCAGCGCTCGATCCTCGATGCCACCGGCCTGACCTGCTCGATCGGGGTGGCCCCCAACAAGCTGATCGCCAAGATGGCCAGCGAGTTCGACAAGCCCAACGGCATCTCCGTGGTGCACGAGGCGGACGTGCAGGGCCGCATCTGGCCGCTGCCGGTGCGCAAGATCAACGGCATCGGCCCCAAGGCCGAAGCCAGGCTGCATGGCCTGGGCATCCGGACCATCGGCGAGCTGGCGGCGCAGGAGCGCGACCGGCTGCTGGAGCACTTCGGCCGCTCCACCGGCGCCTGGATGCACGAGGCCGCCTGGGGCCGCGACGAACGGCCGGTGGTCACCGAAAGCGAGCCGGTGTCCATGAGCCGGGAAACCACCTTCGAGCGCGACCTGCATGCGGTGCGCGACCGGGCCGAGCTGGGCGCGATCTTCACCGAGCTGTGCGAGAAGGTGGCGGGCGACCTGCAGCGCAAGGGCTACGTCGGCAAGACCATCGGCATCAAGCTGCGCTACGACGATTTCCGCATCGCCACGCGCGACCAGACGATCGAGCACTTCACCGCCGACGCCCGGACCATCCGCAAGATCGCCGGGCAGTGCCTCAAGCGGGTGCCGCTGCAGCAGCCGCTGCGGCTGCTGGGCGTGCGCGTGGGCAAGCTGGCGCGCGAAGGCGAGGCGATGCCGGCCGCCCCTGCCAACCGGGCCCCGCCGCAGGCGGCCGAGTCCATGGCGGACCTGTTCGGACCCGCCTGA